The Synergistaceae bacterium sequence CGTTTCTCGGATACTCGCATGAACAGCTCCATGCCGTGACACCCTCGATGGCCGTGGCTCACCCCGTATGGAACATGGGAGCGAAGATCAGCGTGGACAGCGCTACTCTCATGAACAAGGGGATAGAGCTGCTGGAGGCCATGTACCTCTTCTCCCTCCCCCCGGACAGGGTCAATGCGGTGGTCTCGCCGAACCCCTTCATACACGGCATCGTTCGATTCTCCGACGGGACGTTTCACATGTGCGCATCTGCGCCCGACATGGGCATCCCCGCCCTGTCCGCTCTCTTCCACCCTGAACGAAGCCCTGGTGACAGGGGAAACACACCCTCGCTCGAAGGGATGACACTGTCATTCGAATCTCCGGACGAGGCGCGTTTCCCATGCATCCGGCTGGCCCGGGAGACCGCCCGAAAAGGCGGCGCTTATCCGGCTCTGTTGGTAGGAGCGGACGAGGTCGCGGTAGGCAGGTTTCTATCAGGGGAGATAGGATTCATGGACATACCCGCAGTTGTCAAGATCGTGCTGGAAAAATACGCAGGCCCTGCTCCTTCAAGCCTTGAGCACGCCCTGGCCATAATTGAAGAGGGCAGGCTCATGGCTTCGGAAGTGTTTACATAGGTTTCTGCAGTGCTGAGGAGACGTAAATAATGGCTAGTCTAATATCATTTCTATTTGTAATAGGAGTCTGCGTCATAGTGCACGAGACGGGGCACTTCATCACGGCCCGCATGCTGGATGTACAGGTTCACGAGTTCTCCTTCGGCATGGGCCCCTTGTTGGCGCAGCGAGCCGGCCGGAACACGACGTGGTCCCTGCGCGCCCTTCCCGTCGGGGGATTCGTACGACTGGCCGGCATGGGGGAGGAGAGGGACGGCGAGGAGGTCGCGGAGGGGAAGGGGTTCTACGACAAGGCCCCCTGGAAGCGCTTTCTCGTGCTTTTTAACGGCTCCCTCTTCAACATACTCCTCGCAATGCTGCTGACCGCGACCTTCCTGTACGGGCACGGAGTCCTGGACCTGACCACCACGACGGTGGGGGAGATCATCGAGGGTTATCCGGCTCAATCCGCCGGGGTCCTGCCCGGGGACAGGTTGCTGGCGATCGCGGGACAGGATGTCTCGTCGTGGAGGGAGATGTCCGAGGGAATTCGCGCCGCCGCCGCCAAGGGGCCAGTGGACATAGCACTTGAGCGGGACGGCGAGAGGATCGCCATGTCCGTGACAATACCCCCGGACGAGCAGGGAATCACCCTCCTGGGGATAAGGCCGGCCCTGAAACGCTACCCGGCGGGCGAGGCTCTTACCTCGGCGCTTTCCTACACGGTCGAAATGACGGTGGAGATGCTTCGAAGCATAATTCGCTTCATCATCGGCGCAGAGAAAGTGGACGTGGCGGGACCGGTCGGCATCGCCTCGATGGCCGGAGAGGCCGCGAGGAAAGGCCTATGGACCTTCGTCACCTTCCTGGCCCTCATCAACCTGAACCTGGGGCTTCTGAACCTCTTTCCCTTCCCGGCACTGGACGGAGGGCGTCTGGTGTTTACCGTGGGCGAGATGATACTGAGACGACGAGTGCCCGAGAAGCTGGAGAACTTCATCCACATGTCGGGATTCGTCCTGCTGATAATGCTGATCATATACGTAACCTGGCAGGACATTGTCAATGTGTTCGGATGGAGGTAGGGCGGTGAGCAAAAGAAAAGTTGTTATTCAAGGGCTTCAGATAGGTGGAGGAGCGCCTGTCCGCGTGGAGAGCATGCTCAAGATCCCCCTGTCGCGCAGAGAGGAGTGTTTGGAGCAGTGCGTCTCCTTGAAAAAAGTCGGCTGCGAGCTTGCGAGGGCCGCTTTCCCCTCGATGGAGCTACTTGACGATCTCGAATGGCTTGGAGAGAACTCGCCGATCCCCTTGATGGCCGACATTCACTTCGACGGCGCACTAGCCCTGGCGGCGCTCGAGGCGGGGATCCCGTCGGTCAGGATAAACCCCGGGAACATGTCCATCTCATGCCTGAGGGACATAGTCGCATCGGCGAGGGAGAAGAGAACCCCCATCCGCATAGGCGCGAACGGAGGCTCCCTGTCGAACTCCCAGATCAGGGAGGCCGGCGGAGTGCGCTCCGACGCCCTGGCATCGGCGGTGGAGGAGCAGCTTCAAATACTGCTTTCAGAGGGCTTTTACGATATAATACTGTCTGCAAAGTCGACCTCCGTGATGGAGACGGTAAGGGCGAACACGCTGCTGGCGTCGAAATACCCGGACTTCCCCATGCACATAGGCATCACCGAGTCGGGATACGGAAGGGACGGACTTGTTAAGAGCGCGGCAGGACTCTCTCTCATGCTCGCGCAGGGCATAGGAGACACGTTGAGGATCAGTCTTACAGAGAGTCCCGAGGAGGAGGTAAGGGCGGGGTACTCACTCCTTAGGGCGCTTGAGTTGCGCTCTCGCGGCGTGAACATCATCTCCTGCCCCACCTGCGGGAGAAAAAGACTGGACGTAAAAACCATTCTGAACATACTTGAACCGGCATTCGCAAATCTCCCCGACGGCCTTTCCGTCGCTGTCATGGGCTGCGAGGTGAACGGCCCCCGCGAGGCGATGGACGCCGACTTCGGCGTGGCGGGATCGGCGTCGGGCGCCGTGATATTCCAGAAAGGCCAGGTTTTGAAAGAGGTGACATTGGACGAGCTCCCGAGAGTGTTTGAAGAGTTCGTCCGTTTCAGCAGAGTCTAGAGTTGCAACTATCACGTAAAACCCGAAAGGAGAATATGATTCATGGCTTTCAATCTCAAAGGACGCAGTTTTTTAACCCTTATGGACTTCACCCCGGAGGAGATCTACTACCTCCTCGACCTCTCGGCCGACCTCAAGGCGAAAAAGCGCTCCGGCGTGCGCGGGAGGGCGCTGCAGGGAAAGAACATAGCTCTCATCTTCGAGAAGTCCTCCACCAGGACCAGGTGCGCCTTCACCGTCGCTTGCATCGACGAGGGAGGACACCCGGAGTTCCTCGGCAAGAACGACATCCACCTCGGCGGCAAGGAGGACGTCAGGGACACGGCGAGAGTCCTCGGCAGGATGTTCGACGGCATCCAGTATCGCGGCTTCGCTCAGTCGCTGGTGGAAGATCTGGCGAAGTACGCAGGAATCCCGGTCTGGAACGGACTGACCGATGATGACCACCCGACCCAGATCCTCGCCGACTTCCTCACGATCCAGGAGAACTTCGGCAAGCAGCTCAAGGGCATACGGCTCGTCTACTGCGGCGACGGAAGGAACAACATGTCCAACGCCCTGATGATCGGGTGCGCCAAGCTCGGAATGCACTACGTCGTGGCCTCCCCGAAGTCCCTCTTTCCCGAGAAGGGGCTCCTCGACACGTGCACCGAGATGGCCGAGCGCAACGGAGGCTCGGTCACAGTCTTCGAGGACCCGCTCCAGGCCATGAAGGGCGCGGACGTCATCTACACCGACGTCTGGGTGTCGATGGGGGAGGAGGCGAAGGCCGAGGAGCGCCTGCGGCTGCTGACCCCCTACCAGGTCAACATGAATCTCGTGAAGGCGTCCGGCAAGGACTCGACCATATTCCTTCACTGCCTGCCCGCCAACAAGGGACAGGAGGTCACGGAGGAGGTCTTCGAGTCGCCCAACTCCAAGGTCTTCGATGAGGCGGAGAATCGCATGCACTCAATAAAGGCGATAATGGTCGCCACTATCGGCAATCAGTAGACGGTGAAAAGTATTTCCGTCCGGGAGGCGAATGTCGATGACAGATGAAAACTACCGAATCTTCAAATGCGCCTCGTGCGGGACGGAGTTCCGCGCCGAGGCCAGGGAAAGGGCCCCTCGCTGCCCCGAGTGCGGAGGCAAGGTCCTGATACTGCTCGAAGGGGAGAGCCTGTCCAAGGGGAAGTGCGCCGGGTGCGCCGCATCCTCCTGCTCGACCTGAGGCGTGTGACATACGGGGCGGCGGTTCGCCGCCCTCTCTTTTTTCAAAGCCCGGATCCTCAAAGCACTATCGAGATGGACGGCTCGATGCTCTTCAGTCCCCTGAGAGTGCGCAGCGCGGCTACAAAGCTCCTGACCCTTCCCGCGTCGCCCTTCACCACGATGCACTCCAGGCAGTGATGGTGATCCACGTGCACGTGGGTCGTGCAGACGATGCTCTCCCCGAAGTCGTGCTGCAGCGTCGTCAGGTCGGACATGGTATCCTTTCCGTGATGGTCGTACATTATCGTGACAGTCCCATAGACGACGCCTGCACCGCTGGTCCACATCTCTCTCGACAGCCTCTCTCGGATCAGCTGTCGCAAGGCCTCGGACCTGTTGGGCATTCCGTTGTCCTCTACAAACGCGTCGAACTCCTCCAGCATCGCCCTTGGAACTGCGACCCCGAACCGGACCAATGAGCTCATATGCATCACTCCCATGCCATTTGAGTTGGAGTATAATACAATGACCACAGATTAAGGGGGCGCATTTATTGTACCCGATCTCGGCCACATTCCTGCTGAAGTCCGAAGGGAACTCTTCAAGCTACGCCCGCCTGTTTGTTCGTCGTCTTTCCCGTCGAGAGGAACTGCAAAGGACGGCCCGATCTAAGGTAGCCTACTCGGTCGCTCTCAAGGACGAGGCAACGAGCGAGGTCGTGATATTCGACGACGGCGGCAACGAGATCGAACCGACTGCCCCGGCCTTCCAAGTCGACAGCCCCCTTCCATTCAGCCTGTTCCACGCGGGCGGCATACCTTGCGCGGCCTCTGGCGAGAAGGGGCTTCTTTCGTCCGAGGCCGGACGTCTCCTCGCCCTTGCAGGGGTGAGGGTTCTCTGCTGCTTCCCGTCGGAAAGTGCCACCGCCGATTATCCCATGGCTGATTTCGCCAGGGTCAGGTCGCTTGAAAACGGTCACTACACGATCATCGCACTTCCGGGAGAACAGGGGGTGGCCTGCTTTGGAAAGGGAGATGCCCCGCTTTCGACATGTGAAATTGTTCTCCGAAGAGTGCGATGAACACGTCGATTATGCTAAAATACGGTTGATAACTGCTATCTACGAAGGTGGGTGTGCGTATGTCGTAC is a genomic window containing:
- the ispG gene encoding (E)-4-hydroxy-3-methylbut-2-enyl-diphosphate synthase, whose translation is MCSDGGRAVSKRKVVIQGLQIGGGAPVRVESMLKIPLSRREECLEQCVSLKKVGCELARAAFPSMELLDDLEWLGENSPIPLMADIHFDGALALAALEAGIPSVRINPGNMSISCLRDIVASAREKRTPIRIGANGGSLSNSQIREAGGVRSDALASAVEEQLQILLSEGFYDIILSAKSTSVMETVRANTLLASKYPDFPMHIGITESGYGRDGLVKSAAGLSLMLAQGIGDTLRISLTESPEEEVRAGYSLLRALELRSRGVNIISCPTCGRKRLDVKTILNILEPAFANLPDGLSVAVMGCEVNGPREAMDADFGVAGSASGAVIFQKGQVLKEVTLDELPRVFEEFVRFSRV
- a CDS encoding 1-deoxy-D-xylulose-5-phosphate reductoisomerase, translated to MRRKSLYIIGCTGSVGASVLSVCRMFPERFEVAALAARSSVDEIVRLAAEFSCPTLVLSDGTAAERCVDRLSSAWTNAPMPRVLSGEGGLSLPASAPDIDHVVVASSGTGAIGALVEALKSGKEISLANKESIVAAGPWIMPMVAGKDQLRPLDSEHNAIWQCLQGEDPAHVEEIVLTASGGPFLGYSHEQLHAVTPSMAVAHPVWNMGAKISVDSATLMNKGIELLEAMYLFSLPPDRVNAVVSPNPFIHGIVRFSDGTFHMCASAPDMGIPALSALFHPERSPGDRGNTPSLEGMTLSFESPDEARFPCIRLARETARKGGAYPALLVGADEVAVGRFLSGEIGFMDIPAVVKIVLEKYAGPAPSSLEHALAIIEEGRLMASEVFT
- the nikR gene encoding nickel-responsive transcriptional regulator NikR, which gives rise to MSSLVRFGVAVPRAMLEEFDAFVEDNGMPNRSEALRQLIRERLSREMWTSGAGVVYGTVTIMYDHHGKDTMSDLTTLQHDFGESIVCTTHVHVDHHHCLECIVVKGDAGRVRSFVAALRTLRGLKSIEPSISIVL
- the argF gene encoding ornithine carbamoyltransferase, translating into MAFNLKGRSFLTLMDFTPEEIYYLLDLSADLKAKKRSGVRGRALQGKNIALIFEKSSTRTRCAFTVACIDEGGHPEFLGKNDIHLGGKEDVRDTARVLGRMFDGIQYRGFAQSLVEDLAKYAGIPVWNGLTDDDHPTQILADFLTIQENFGKQLKGIRLVYCGDGRNNMSNALMIGCAKLGMHYVVASPKSLFPEKGLLDTCTEMAERNGGSVTVFEDPLQAMKGADVIYTDVWVSMGEEAKAEERLRLLTPYQVNMNLVKASGKDSTIFLHCLPANKGQEVTEEVFESPNSKVFDEAENRMHSIKAIMVATIGNQ
- the rseP gene encoding RIP metalloprotease RseP; its protein translation is MMASLISFLFVIGVCVIVHETGHFITARMLDVQVHEFSFGMGPLLAQRAGRNTTWSLRALPVGGFVRLAGMGEERDGEEVAEGKGFYDKAPWKRFLVLFNGSLFNILLAMLLTATFLYGHGVLDLTTTTVGEIIEGYPAQSAGVLPGDRLLAIAGQDVSSWREMSEGIRAAAAKGPVDIALERDGERIAMSVTIPPDEQGITLLGIRPALKRYPAGEALTSALSYTVEMTVEMLRSIIRFIIGAEKVDVAGPVGIASMAGEAARKGLWTFVTFLALINLNLGLLNLFPFPALDGGRLVFTVGEMILRRRVPEKLENFIHMSGFVLLIMLIIYVTWQDIVNVFGWR